Within the Manduca sexta isolate Smith_Timp_Sample1 chromosome 19, JHU_Msex_v1.0, whole genome shotgun sequence genome, the region GCCGCGTACAGGTCCGCGTACCTCACCACCTGCGCACGCGCATACACATTGTGGTTATTGCCGATAATGGCATCTGTATAAGTTTTAATAGGGAGTTTTTGATAGGTATCATATTATTCTATTACTTCTAAGATGGCTAGTAAGACTTCTATATGAATTTTCAGAATCGAGCCTTACAATACCTCGGCATAAAATAACGaaacattattatacaaataccgTCCAAATAAcgttataatgataatacattataatgaaaccATCTGGTCATGGTGGGATGTCAGATCGGCGATATACTTTTTACATAACAAGACATTCTTTGCACGTGCACAATTTCCTATttcaacaaatacatttttcgtACAATTAGAAAACCAAATATCAttacatattttagtaaattaaaggaaattattaaaatatgtaatgaaaacGTTTTGAACCCTCACCTGTGACGAGAAGAAAGTCTGTCTGGATCCAGATCTGAACAACGAACCGAGCATGCCGTACGCCAGGTCCATTTTGTGCGTCACATCACGTATCGACATACGCAACTTTGATATATCTGGCTTCTCTTTTGTACTTGAGTCCAAATCTCTGGAATATCACAAAGTAATTAGTAATTTAGAAcaattttgtaagtaaaaaaataatgatgacaTGAACATTTGTTATTCTTATTCTTGTTACTGttgcttatttattaaaaaaaggtattttaaaatattattaatataatttcaagcAATTCCTAGTTCTCAAGTCCTGCTTTTAGAACACTCAATGTTTTATTCAAGCACCGACATTTGACAATCGTTTCACTGTTACGTTTATATAAATAGGTTCGAACTACGAGTATGGCTGTGAACGGAAGCGCACTAACTTGTACATGTCGCCGAGCTGCACGTCGAGGTTCTGCAGCTGCGCGAAGAGCTGGCACTTGTCGGTCCACACGTGCAGCTCCTGCACCAGCTCGGGCACCACCAGGAACGTGCGCCAGCCACCGATCTTCTTCGACTTCAGGATGTCGCCGAATATGTGGTCGCCTATGTACAGCACGTCTTTGCCCTTAGCGCTGATCAGTTCCGTGAACACGTCGCATGAACCTAGaaatgtaaaagttttattaattataaaatataggaataataatcttacaattaatattatgaatgtgagtattaaaagatttttgcaTGTTTGTTGAGAGTAACCGAAGAAACTGCTGAACTAATTTGGGTGAACTTTGACACACAAGTCGGATAAACAGTGTCCAGAATTTAATATAGGCATCATTTTTtcgcaaaaatatatatgttagaACATTTACTTCGAAAAAGGGCTTTCACGCAAACGGAACCGCCAGAACACCTAGTTAAtcatatataaagctgaaggttTTGCATATATGTCTGCCTGCTTGTtggtttgaacgcgctaatcttagaaaCTAATAAAAcccattttaaatatgtttcacTAATAAGCTTTCACTAACAGTACTCCTGAGAACGTATATTTTTATccaaggaaaatatttatcccggaaaactttttaaattagtcAGCAACAAATTTATGTCGCAAATACATTTCTTGTGCAAACTGTGGTAATTATGCATAACAGAACTAATTCCGTCAATCCAATCCtttgttcattatatttatataacactgATATTACACCACTACTCACAAAGCCattaaagtaaaatgtaaatagtaagtaattatgataataatataaatcttaataggtaatgttaacaaatataattctaGACACAGGAGTACGTATCAACGAGGAAGTCCGCTTCAGCTTCCTTTCTTGGCAATCTTGGCTTAACTATATAAGTCCTACAcaacggcataccaactaaaaccccGCGGTGGCCCTCATAGCCATACATTGATTAAATTAcaagtttataatatgtatgcggtatcgattattttttaaatatttcgatattacaaattaataaaaaaaagtaacgcCCTTTAACAGTTACCACTTAAACTTATAAATTTGGAAATTCATGATACGCACCATTTAGTACAATCgtaataatatagatttgcaAAATCCTATATTGTAATAGAGGAATATTAACAAGCTTCTAGTTCCTTCTTTTACTTTTGatcatgataatatttaaatttagaccGGCATGGATTTGGATTTTAGAACCTAGTATGCAAAGGTCTACCTCATCTATCTTCAATGATCATCACGCTTCGGCATTAAGTAAGTTTGATTCACCACGCGATACGCTCTTACTAGTTTTACAACCGTGACATATTGACTCGCACTTCGAATACCCACATAACGTTCACACAAGAAAATCAATATGGTTCAAAACcttcaaaattacaaattatattattaactactcCACAGCATACAAATAGGTAAGAGTAACAAATCCATAAAATTttgatcttttttttataattgccaAAACTTCATTAAAAACAATCCATACCTCCAGAATAGACGAGGCCCTCATGTAGCGGTCCAACGTGGTGTCCCATCTTTAAAGCACCAGTGCGTGTATCCACCTGCCTTAGCGTTGTGCCTTCGCCGAAAAACAATGGCTTCTTCGCGTCCACCACTATCCAGTCAAAATAGGTCTTCCAGTTTCTGTGCGGCTCTCCACGCTGAGGAAATGATCAGTGTTAATGTGCTTAGATGGCATCAGTAATATAAGAAAATTGAATTGTCGATGAAAGGAGCTAAGCAAGTTAGCAAGGTTCGGAAAATAAATCAAAGATTACCACTGTGGTATTCTTTGAATTGGCCAGCCCTAAAGTGCTACTAACAGAACGTTATCGACTGTTACTGGGCACATGGTTGCGGTTggatttttatagaatatgtaGATACCTTCAACTAATTTGTAAtctttataaagataaaaatatgtaatgtatttaaaattttattacatcattTATGTTGACAAGCAACGAACCATAAGATATGTAGCGATTTGTTTTATAGCCATAACATATTGTTTTGTAAAGCTACATTAATGTACGCGTatcttaaatgtttttgtaaataattatctatgtCTTGACACTCGTTTATTtggtaattgtatttttatgttactacaTGTAATATGTGATAATTAGTCGATTGATGCGACGGAATTGACAACTATCGCCCTGAGATTACAACGGCGTGAAAATCTTGGCACTTTGTAAACTTCATTAACTTTCATATCCCTTATTCAATCCAAAATAGTGAAATATTgagcataaaatattgtatttaatagatACGCTAGTGAccgaaaacaattttataaaaatccaacTATAATGGGTGAAACGAGGTGACCAAATTAGGATTACATAATTAACAATAcgtataaacatattatatactactAATTAAATTTGCTGTTTCCTGGGAGATCTGACTAACCTAACGTTATCCGTCTAACCAAGACTTATGCGCAGGCGCACGCAAAAGCTACACGAATAATCACTTACTTTAGCACCATGTGGAAAATCGAACAGatagttcataattttatcgGTAAAGTTGTAATCGCTGTTGGTTAGTATGAACAGCTTAGCACCGCTCTCCCGTATCCTCGACAGGAACATCGGCAGCCTCTCGTCCTTCTTCAGGTACATCTCCAAGTTCTCCGTCGTCTTGCTCTTGAGATCTCCGTGGATGTGTACGTAATCGACGGCGCTTCGCACGTCTTGGAATATTGATTTGAACGACATCGCCAAGTCGCCACATCTTACGCCGGTTTTTTCCCTAAAATAATCACTTCACTGAATTTCTATTACTAAACTATGTGCTGATTTTGGTTTAGCTCAATAAACCAAAATCAACACTTAGATAACCTTTGTAATGGGCATAAACagaaatattataagataattatCGTTGCTCACATTATACATTTAATGTGTTTTATAGTTTGTCCGGTACATGAGTTGTGTATTAATCCGTCGTGCATGTTTTTCATTAGAAAATATATGTGACGAATTTAGAATGTTATACTACTGCTATCGTCTATTAAGAAATACGATTTCCGTCAAACCAATACATTATTTAGTACGCAACAGAAGGTGCAGCCAAAAAACTAGTGTACCTACACATAAAACTACTTAGCGCTAAAATAATTCCCTAAATATACGTTGTTTTCAAACATTAACTTTCCTAATATTTACGGTCTTAATTCCAATTTCCAAACACATAAGTTTATTACAGTTTTAGGTATAATTCCATAATACAATGAAATAGTTTCCGCCGCGGTAATTACGTCTCGAGAATCGTTATCGACGCACGCACGCCCTTTCAATGCAATAGCTTCCTCTGAATGTTATTAGACATCACATTCCGTTTACTCGCGAATGAGTCATATTAACATGCACTTCATTAGagtatgtattgtttattcatGAAATCACTACTTCAAGGTGAAGTCACAAACTAAAACCACGGTTCATTACGCTTTGAAATTTTGTACCGCTTCTATTTAcgcaataaatcaatattttaatactatgcTAACATATTCTAATCGCAAATGATTGCCGAAATTCTTGTTTTGCCACTGTCCTGTTTACCCTAACAATCCATAGttggtaatttaaatatttatgatattgggGAAGAAAATCAATATCgatcatacaaatatatataagtacattatCCGTTCTAAAACAACACACCTACAGAATACAGCTAATAGTactaagtacatacataatagtttaaggaaaacaataaaattataccgcAAATGTAATGCATCCTTCCTTCGAGAAACAACACAATTAGAGGCGAGAAATCGCTTGTTAGACGCACGTTTGAAAACCAAAAGCGGAAATTGTGTTGCATGTTCTTACCTTGTGTACTGAGGAGCGTTTGTAAAGAAGTCTATTAAACACGCTATCAGATACGTCTCCGGCAAATTGAACAACGTGTTTAGAACGTACACCCTTGATTCGTCCAAGGTCAAGAATTTGTTTGGATACAACTCGTATACTTGCGAACTGAAACAAAAAGGTCATCAAATATTTGCGTAGCATTAGTcataattgttaatataatggtgctgtgaaaaatgaaaatggcaaaataaataatatcgaataaaaataaacaaataatgttttataatcaaaagaatattatggtaatgatttaaaattcaGTACGAAATGAAAACAAGACGTTTTACGAATTGTCGCAGTCATCGTCCAAATACGCAGTGGACTCATAAAAATACGGTTACACATCGCAAGACCTTCGCACGACGCAAAACTGATTACACGTAcacactaaaaataaacatcctTTATACAGTCTCACATCCTgcagttaataattatatctaacgCAAAACTTGCTCAGCGTACATCACACAAAGAttttgggaaaaatattaatctgTTAGAGCAGTACAACCTAAGAGAAAGTCCCTAAATTGATTCTTTTATTCAAGTATACATCGTGACCCGGATATTCGTAAGGTCGCGTTCTAAATAGTTTCTGACATTTATAGCGGAGGGAATTTTACTTTAAGACCACAACTATTTATAAGCGTAAATCTCAATCATATTATCTATTAAGGCTGAGACATCAATAGAAGttgttttagttataatttaaatatatttgaagaaaAAGTAACGAAtctgaatatataattttaaaattagagaTTTTAGGATTAAAGAATTGCTATTAGACAGGCAGAAAACCGGTGGAGGCAGATCATCCGCTCCAGATGCAATCCTGatgctgaccacgatcctcagatatGAGACACCgaccagagagagagagagattaGACAGACTCGTAATTTTCTATAAGTGTGATCATAATTCTTCGTCAAAGGtgtattatatctatataaactatttttatgtgataGACATTCGTTTTCTTGCCAAATACtcaaataatacatacatctCTTTCATCATCAGTCACTTTCCATCtttttttcatttgtatttaattgttttttgacgAAAGTTGAAAGATTAAGCAAATTCGACATGAGTCAACATCCCTATTATGTACATTCTTTTAAAAAGAGAATATGAAAGTCATCCTTACGTCGACTTTTGTTGTTTTAGTATTGCCATGATAAGTTCATGTCCGAGGTCAATTATGGTTATTTTATCAaaccaacataaaaaattatagatagataaaataatacttactgctttaaaaattcaaatccgTGAACACAGACTAAAATATTTCCGTATGCGtctacttttaataaattaccgTATAATGTGTCGAACCAAAGACCTCTGAAAAAAAAGTTGATTTATTAGCACCttcgaaatatattataagccTATAGGCACAcgttcagtcttacttataaacttgttttagcgttaagaagtGCTTAAACAGCTGTCAataacatcaccggtttcctagtttaaaccttattaagaggcaagatggcggggtTTGGCTCACAgatgatcgagtaaatttgtgttttaattaagcatagctttgtgttttttttataaataaggctGATTATTTAGATCGTATTTCTAATCTCAAATTCTTCCATTATATTTCTTACATTATGCACGGTACGCTTACTTATCAGTATACCTTCGGACGTGACTTTAAACCATAAACAATCTTATTAGTACCCACCTAAAATACAATTACCATTCAAGCCTAATCAAGCTTTATGCTTAAAATATTTCCCAAGGTAAAacaagacattttatttaaaaagttgtacgTCAATATTAGTTATTTGAGCTGCCATCTCTCAAGGCGAATGATCCGCGCGCCATAAGCGTGGGCAAACATTAGCAGTTAATCTACAAAATGTTCCGAAGgcgtacataaaatattaaataatatttttacgtgctacaatatatttatacatgatCAGTAGATTTAACATTGCTTatcaatacattattttatctttatcggTCATTATGGCAATCTAAGATCTTGTGCCTATCAAAGtctactataaattataatcataatacatatttaaggAAATTCTCGAAAGAAACTTACCTCACTGGAAATGAAGGATCATATTCGAATTCTAATATTTCGCTTGGATATCCTTTGGCTACTAATCTCTCTTTGGTCAGATTAAATCCTAAA harbors:
- the LOC115444035 gene encoding cytosolic purine 5'-nucleotidase isoform X2 — encoded protein: MFRLTSIVRLPENQRFFNFISIFYKYKIRKPKIKMDDSLNNKDCIIIPENPVLSKKYYRRAEHRIFVNRSLHLENVKFYGFDMDYTLAEYKSPQYETLGFNLTKERLVAKGYPSEILEFEYDPSFPVRGLWFDTLYGNLLKVDAYGNILVCVHGFEFLKHSQVYELYPNKFLTLDESRVYVLNTLFNLPETYLIACLIDFFTNAPQYTREKTGVRCGDLAMSFKSIFQDVRSAVDYVHIHGDLKSKTTENLEMYLKKDERLPMFLSRIRESGAKLFILTNSDYNFTDKIMNYLFDFPHGAKRGEPHRNWKTYFDWIVVDAKKPLFFGEGTTLRQVDTRTGALKMGHHVGPLHEGLVYSGGSCDVFTELISAKGKDVLYIGDHIFGDILKSKKIGGWRTFLVVPELVQELHVWTDKCQLFAQLQNLDVQLGDMYKDLDSSTKEKPDISKLRMSIRDVTHKMDLAYGMLGSLFRSGSRQTFFSSQVVRYADLYAASFLNLMYYPFCYMFRAPAMLMPHESTVAHEQRFTVDTPTIDRSRHSSAQRSYSVVCVAEDTSEECVDNVDTSDAKAAAGAASAAGVAGAGAAAGAGASVPHVRPETPRQLTHTHDDDCSDDDDVNKHHPAAC
- the LOC115444035 gene encoding cytosolic purine 5'-nucleotidase isoform X1 — translated: MPDAFESAYPLSPSLNPQDIRARANSSSKNRRPIIKFFAGDEAVEIPDKSEVGVDKPLARTDRSEIELDCFAESLTTMHSTWFDKRVLEHRIFVNRSLHLENVKFYGFDMDYTLAEYKSPQYETLGFNLTKERLVAKGYPSEILEFEYDPSFPVRGLWFDTLYGNLLKVDAYGNILVCVHGFEFLKHSQVYELYPNKFLTLDESRVYVLNTLFNLPETYLIACLIDFFTNAPQYTREKTGVRCGDLAMSFKSIFQDVRSAVDYVHIHGDLKSKTTENLEMYLKKDERLPMFLSRIRESGAKLFILTNSDYNFTDKIMNYLFDFPHGAKRGEPHRNWKTYFDWIVVDAKKPLFFGEGTTLRQVDTRTGALKMGHHVGPLHEGLVYSGGSCDVFTELISAKGKDVLYIGDHIFGDILKSKKIGGWRTFLVVPELVQELHVWTDKCQLFAQLQNLDVQLGDMYKDLDSSTKEKPDISKLRMSIRDVTHKMDLAYGMLGSLFRSGSRQTFFSSQVVRYADLYAASFLNLMYYPFCYMFRAPAMLMPHESTVAHEQRFTVDTPTIDRSRHSSAQRSYSVVCVAEDTSEECVDNVDTSDAKAAAGAASAAGVAGAGAAAGAGASVPHVRPETPRQLTHTHDDDCSDDDDVNKHHPAAC
- the LOC115444035 gene encoding cytosolic purine 5'-nucleotidase isoform X4 — its product is MKDRMENGTAVRFEEHVNGVGSSYGKGDRYTAAPNEIFVNRSLHLENVKFYGFDMDYTLAEYKSPQYETLGFNLTKERLVAKGYPSEILEFEYDPSFPVRGLWFDTLYGNLLKVDAYGNILVCVHGFEFLKHSQVYELYPNKFLTLDESRVYVLNTLFNLPETYLIACLIDFFTNAPQYTREKTGVRCGDLAMSFKSIFQDVRSAVDYVHIHGDLKSKTTENLEMYLKKDERLPMFLSRIRESGAKLFILTNSDYNFTDKIMNYLFDFPHGAKRGEPHRNWKTYFDWIVVDAKKPLFFGEGTTLRQVDTRTGALKMGHHVGPLHEGLVYSGGSCDVFTELISAKGKDVLYIGDHIFGDILKSKKIGGWRTFLVVPELVQELHVWTDKCQLFAQLQNLDVQLGDMYKDLDSSTKEKPDISKLRMSIRDVTHKMDLAYGMLGSLFRSGSRQTFFSSQVVRYADLYAASFLNLMYYPFCYMFRAPAMLMPHESTVAHEQRFTVDTPTIDRSRHSSAQRSYSVVCVAEDTSEECVDNVDTSDAKAAAGAASAAGVAGAGAAAGAGASVPHVRPETPRQLTHTHDDDCSDDDDVNKHHPAAC
- the LOC115444035 gene encoding cytosolic purine 5'-nucleotidase isoform X3, giving the protein MPDAFESAYPLSPSLNPQDIRARANSSSKNRRPIIKFFAGDEAVEIPDKSEVGVDKPLARTDRSEIELDCFAESLTTMHSTWFDKRVLEHRIFVNRSLHLENVKFYGFDMDYTLAEYKSPQYETLGFNLTKERLVAKGYPSEILEFEYDPSFPVRGLWFDTLYGNLLKVDAYGNILVCVHGFEFLKHSQVYELYPNKFLTLDESRVYVLNTLFNLPETYLIACLIDFFTNAPQYTREKTGVRCGDLAMSFKSIFQDVRSAVDYVHIHGDLKSKTTENLEMYLKKDERLPMFLSRIRESGAKLFILTNSDYNFTDKIMNYLFDFPHGAKRGEPHRNWKTYFDWIVVDAKKPLFFGEGTTLRQVDTRTGALKMGHHVGPLHEGLVYSGGSCDVFTELISAKGKDVLYIGDHIFGDILKSKKIGGWRTFLVVPELVQELHVWTDKCQLFAQLQNLDVQLGDMYKDLDSSTKEKPDISKLRMSIRDVTHKMDLAYGMLGSLFRSGSRQTFFSSQVVRYADLYAASFLNLMYYPFCYMFRAPAMLMPHESTVAHEQRFTVDTPTIDRSRHSSAQRSYSVVCVAEDTSEECVDNVDTSDAKYLE